In a genomic window of Agarivorans albus:
- a CDS encoding SoxR reducing system RseC family protein, translating to MSRPSNSALIIETAKVVEVSDGYAKVECVSKSACGSCASADNCGNSAIAKAFPTRVHQLQVKLTETVEVGDQIELALNAKNMLQSALLVYLVPIAMLIIGAAFGKFITMQGFAGEWAIAICTLLGLALGFLLVRGFTRYFARQPRYRPQMHAKQ from the coding sequence TTGAGCCGGCCCAGTAATTCCGCATTAATCATCGAAACAGCCAAGGTTGTTGAGGTAAGTGACGGTTACGCGAAAGTTGAATGTGTAAGTAAAAGTGCTTGTGGCAGTTGTGCCAGTGCAGACAATTGCGGAAATAGTGCGATAGCTAAAGCCTTTCCTACTCGGGTTCATCAGCTTCAGGTAAAGCTTACTGAAACGGTTGAGGTGGGGGACCAGATAGAGTTAGCCTTGAACGCCAAAAACATGCTGCAAAGTGCATTGCTTGTTTATCTTGTTCCCATCGCCATGCTGATTATAGGCGCAGCATTCGGTAAATTTATCACTATGCAAGGCTTTGCTGGTGAATGGGCTATTGCCATCTGCACCTTACTAGGTTTAGCCCTAGGCTTTTTATTGGTTCGTGGCTTTACTCGTTACTTTGCACGGCAGCCCCGATATCGCCCCCAAATGCATGCTAAGCAATAA
- the rnc gene encoding ribonuclease III, with protein sequence MISSNPERLQRAIGYTFKDDSLLHLALTHRSAGGVHNERLEFLGDAVLSWVIADELYHRFPDVSEGDLSPMRSTLVKGKTLAELARSFELGEYIKLGPGELKSGGFRRESILADAVEAIIGAVYLDSGNDSAKEMLLRWYKDRLNTIEPGLSQKDPKTRLQEILQSRKQALPDYQVVEIKGEAHNQQFTVSCSVEGLEKPIIGISTSRRKAEQVAAELVLERLV encoded by the coding sequence ATGATTAGCTCAAACCCAGAACGCTTGCAGCGTGCTATAGGGTATACATTTAAAGATGACAGTTTATTGCACCTAGCGCTTACTCACCGCAGTGCTGGTGGCGTGCATAACGAGCGTCTCGAGTTTTTAGGGGATGCAGTGCTTAGTTGGGTAATTGCCGACGAACTGTATCACCGCTTTCCAGATGTGTCGGAAGGCGATTTAAGCCCCATGCGCTCAACCTTAGTAAAGGGGAAAACCCTAGCTGAGTTAGCGCGCAGTTTTGAATTAGGCGAGTATATTAAGCTTGGTCCTGGTGAATTGAAAAGCGGTGGTTTTCGCCGTGAGTCAATATTGGCCGATGCCGTTGAAGCTATTATCGGCGCTGTATATTTAGATAGCGGTAACGATAGCGCCAAAGAAATGCTTTTGCGTTGGTATAAAGATCGCTTAAATACTATAGAACCAGGCCTTAGCCAGAAAGATCCTAAAACTAGATTGCAAGAAATACTACAGTCTAGAAAGCAAGCCTTACCTGATTATCAAGTCGTTGAAATTAAAGGCGAAGCTCATAATCAGCAATTTACCGTAAGCTGCTCAGTAGAAGGTTTGGAAAAGCCTATTATTGGGATTAGCACTAGCCGCCGCAAGGCCGAGCAGGTGGCGGCTGAATTGGTATTGGAGCGTTTAGTATGA
- the lepB gene encoding signal peptidase I translates to MATIFPLILVIATFVTGIIWALDKFHWEKQRELKLQDARTAAGGDLPNDAEEKITTPPSWIENGRSVFPVIAIVMVLRSFIYEPFQIPSGSMMPTLLVGDFILVEKFAYGLKDPVTRSTIVETGSPERGDIAVFKYPQDTRIDYIKRIVGLPGDRVIYRGKQLFIQPKCEAKPCPELKPVPLDFEVSGRFKQGPMALENYRESLAEVEHEILINPAAPDRVQYFYQQPGTAKDEWIVPEGHYLAFGDNRDNSTDSRYWGFVSDDHLVGKAVAIWISFEFERAEDSVLPGWIPTGVRFNRIGAIK, encoded by the coding sequence ATGGCCACAATATTTCCGCTAATTCTGGTAATTGCTACGTTTGTTACGGGCATTATTTGGGCCTTAGATAAGTTTCACTGGGAAAAGCAGCGCGAACTAAAACTGCAGGATGCTCGCACCGCTGCAGGTGGCGACTTGCCTAACGATGCAGAAGAAAAGATAACCACACCACCAAGCTGGATTGAGAATGGTCGCTCGGTGTTTCCGGTTATTGCGATTGTGATGGTGCTGCGTTCGTTTATTTACGAGCCTTTCCAAATTCCTTCTGGCTCGATGATGCCCACGCTGTTAGTGGGCGACTTTATCTTGGTTGAAAAGTTTGCTTACGGCTTAAAAGATCCAGTTACTCGTAGCACTATTGTTGAAACTGGTTCGCCTGAACGTGGTGATATTGCGGTATTCAAGTACCCTCAAGATACCCGTATTGATTACATTAAGCGCATTGTTGGCCTGCCTGGCGACAGAGTGATATATCGTGGTAAGCAGCTGTTTATTCAACCTAAGTGTGAAGCTAAACCTTGTCCTGAGCTAAAACCTGTACCCTTGGATTTTGAAGTTTCGGGGCGTTTTAAACAAGGTCCAATGGCTCTAGAGAATTATCGAGAGAGCCTAGCAGAAGTTGAGCACGAGATTTTGATAAATCCTGCAGCACCAGATCGTGTGCAATACTTCTATCAACAGCCGGGCACGGCTAAAGATGAGTGGATTGTACCAGAAGGCCACTATTTAGCCTTCGGTGACAACCGTGATAACAGTACCGATAGTCGCTACTGGGGGTTTGTATCAGACGACCACTTAGTGGGCAAAGCGGTAGCAATATGGATTAGCTTTGAATTTGAGCGTGCTGAAGATTCAGTATTACCGGGATGGATACCCACAGGTGTTCGATTTAATCGCATTGGCGCGATCAAGTAG
- the nadB gene encoding L-aspartate oxidase: protein MEYTSDVLIIGSGAAGLTMALNLADYAKVHVLSKGPLKEGSTYYAQGGIAAVFDKNDSVEEHVNDTLIAGDGLCDEDAVKFTAENSKQCIDWLINLGVPFDQETATNGEAKYHLTREGGHSRRRILHAADATGKAVQKTLVRAVLSHPNITLLERFNAVDLITETDNEQKKVVGAYVWNRNKERVEVVKAKFVAMATGGASKVYQYTSNPDVSSGDGIAMAWRAGCRVGNMEFNQFHPTCLFHPEARNFLLTEALRGEGALLKRPDGSRFMPDFDSREELAPRDVVARAIDYEMKRLGADCVYLDISHRDDEFIELHFPTILKRCLELGIDIRKQAIPVVPAAHYTCGGVVTNLQGETDLANLYAIGEVAYTGLHGANRMASNSLLECVVFAHAASEHIKQHLNEVQLCNSIQPWDDSQVSDSDEEVIINHNWHELRLFMWDYVGIVRTNKRLQRAMRRIHLLQQEIFEYYSNFKVGNNLLELRNLLQVAELIVGCAMRRHESRGLHYNLDYPDKLDKIKPTILDPNTFYQEEDNER, encoded by the coding sequence ATGGAATACACTAGCGATGTTCTAATAATAGGCAGTGGCGCTGCAGGCTTAACTATGGCCTTAAACTTAGCTGATTATGCCAAAGTCCACGTACTGAGCAAAGGACCTCTCAAAGAAGGTTCTACTTATTATGCTCAAGGAGGCATCGCTGCTGTATTTGATAAGAATGACAGCGTAGAAGAACATGTCAATGACACCTTGATCGCGGGTGATGGCTTATGTGACGAAGATGCGGTTAAATTTACCGCAGAAAACAGCAAGCAATGTATAGACTGGCTAATTAATCTAGGCGTTCCTTTTGACCAAGAAACCGCCACCAATGGCGAGGCCAAGTACCACCTCACCCGTGAAGGTGGACACAGCCGTCGCCGTATTTTGCATGCCGCCGATGCAACCGGTAAAGCGGTACAAAAAACGTTAGTACGTGCGGTATTAAGCCACCCTAACATTACTTTGCTAGAGCGTTTCAACGCCGTTGATTTAATCACTGAAACTGACAACGAGCAGAAAAAAGTGGTTGGCGCGTATGTTTGGAACCGCAACAAAGAGCGAGTAGAGGTGGTTAAAGCCAAGTTTGTGGCAATGGCCACTGGCGGCGCAAGTAAGGTTTACCAATACACCAGTAACCCAGACGTAAGTAGCGGCGATGGCATTGCCATGGCTTGGCGTGCGGGCTGCCGGGTAGGCAATATGGAATTTAATCAGTTCCACCCAACCTGTTTATTTCACCCAGAAGCGCGAAACTTTTTGCTTACCGAAGCACTGCGCGGCGAAGGCGCGTTACTAAAACGTCCTGATGGCAGCCGTTTTATGCCAGACTTTGACTCTCGTGAAGAGCTAGCTCCACGAGATGTAGTAGCACGCGCTATCGATTATGAAATGAAGCGACTAGGTGCAGATTGTGTCTACTTAGACATTAGCCACCGCGATGATGAGTTTATTGAGCTGCATTTCCCTACTATCTTAAAGCGCTGTTTAGAGCTGGGGATCGACATCCGCAAACAAGCTATTCCGGTGGTTCCTGCAGCTCACTACACCTGTGGTGGAGTAGTCACCAACCTACAAGGCGAAACCGACTTAGCCAACTTATACGCCATTGGTGAAGTGGCCTACACTGGCCTGCATGGCGCTAATCGCATGGCCAGCAACTCACTGTTGGAATGTGTGGTATTCGCCCACGCGGCTAGTGAACATATAAAGCAGCACTTAAACGAGGTGCAGCTATGTAACAGCATTCAGCCTTGGGATGACAGCCAAGTAAGCGACTCTGACGAAGAGGTCATCATTAACCACAATTGGCATGAACTGCGCTTATTTATGTGGGACTACGTAGGCATTGTTCGCACCAACAAACGCCTGCAGCGAGCAATGCGCCGTATTCACTTACTGCAGCAAGAAATTTTTGAGTATTACTCAAACTTTAAAGTGGGTAATAACTTGTTGGAGCTGCGTAATTTACTGCAAGTAGCAGAATTAATTGTTGGCTGTGCGATGCGCCGTCATGAAAGCCGCGGCCTTCATTACAACCTAGATTACCCAGATAAGTTGGATAAAATCAAACCAACCATTCTCGACCCCAATACCTTCTATCAAGAAGAAGATAACGAAAGGTAA
- a CDS encoding sigma-E factor negative regulatory protein, which translates to MANKEQLSALVDNELTDAALLDLLANEPEHAEQWSNYHLIGDVLRGETPKQIDIDIASGVAAALEQEPAIVAPKPQAAEQKESSVRVVRFFKYAGQYAIAASVAVAAIIGVQQYSYQANDADQPLPVFSTVPVGGAVAPVSLQSNPQPRELSEAEIMEQRKRISAYLQDHRFQQRIVE; encoded by the coding sequence ATGGCAAATAAAGAACAGTTATCCGCACTGGTTGATAACGAATTAACCGACGCAGCACTGTTAGATCTGTTAGCCAATGAGCCGGAGCACGCAGAGCAGTGGAGTAATTATCATTTAATTGGTGATGTACTTCGCGGAGAAACTCCCAAGCAAATCGATATTGATATTGCTAGTGGTGTAGCTGCTGCCTTGGAGCAAGAGCCAGCGATTGTAGCCCCTAAACCTCAGGCGGCCGAACAAAAAGAATCGTCAGTACGTGTTGTTCGATTCTTCAAATATGCTGGGCAATATGCAATTGCTGCATCGGTAGCGGTAGCCGCTATTATTGGTGTTCAGCAATATTCATATCAAGCCAACGATGCTGACCAACCTTTACCCGTATTTAGCACAGTACCGGTAGGTGGAGCTGTAGCACCAGTTAGCTTACAGTCTAACCCTCAGCCTCGTGAGCTAAGTGAAGCTGAAATTATGGAACAGCGTAAGCGTATTAGCGCCTACTTACAGGACCATCGCTTCCAGCAACGAATTGTAGAGTAA
- the rpoE gene encoding RNA polymerase sigma factor RpoE — translation MSEQWTDQTLVERTQRGDKAAFNLLVQKYQHKVANLISRYIVNHGDVADVTQDAFIKAYRALPNFRGESAFYTWLYRIAVNTAKNHIVAQGRRPPANDVDADEAEFYDGADALKEADTPETLLLSEEIKEVVFATMEGLPDDLRTAITLREIDGLSYEEIANVMDCPVGTVRSRIFRARDAIEKRIQPLLSR, via the coding sequence ATGTCAGAACAGTGGACAGATCAAACGTTGGTCGAAAGAACGCAACGTGGCGATAAGGCGGCATTTAATTTGTTGGTACAAAAGTATCAACATAAGGTAGCAAACCTTATATCACGCTATATTGTGAATCACGGGGATGTGGCCGATGTAACGCAAGACGCGTTTATTAAGGCTTACCGTGCACTACCAAACTTTCGAGGAGAAAGTGCGTTTTATACATGGTTATACCGAATTGCAGTAAATACTGCTAAAAACCACATTGTTGCTCAAGGTCGTAGACCGCCTGCAAATGATGTGGATGCTGATGAAGCAGAGTTCTATGATGGCGCAGATGCTTTGAAAGAAGCCGACACTCCAGAAACTTTGTTGTTATCTGAAGAAATAAAAGAGGTAGTTTTTGCTACAATGGAAGGACTACCTGATGATTTGCGCACTGCAATTACTCTTCGAGAGATAGATGGTTTAAGCTACGAAGAGATTGCCAATGTAATGGATTGTCCTGTCGGGACCGTGAGATCACGGATTTTCCGAGCAAGGGATGCAATTGAAAAGCGAATACAACCGCTTTTAAGTAGGTAA
- the era gene encoding GTPase Era, whose translation MNYDTRCGFVAIVGRPNVGKSTLLNAILGQKVSITSKKPQTTRHRILGIDTDDIYQTIFVDTPGLHIEEQRAINRLMNRAATSSLGDVSMVIFVVEGTKWNPDDELVLGKLRHLKVPVVLAINKVDNVQEKEELFPHMQMMQEKFDFSHILPISAKQGKNVEQLRDWAQQTLPENVHFFPEDYITDRSSRFMAAEIVREKLMRFTGQELPYSTTVEIEQFKMQENGVYQINALILVERPSQKRMIIGSKGDKLKTIGKEARLDMERLFDNKVFLEMWVKVKSGWADDERALRSLGYGDE comes from the coding sequence ATGAACTATGATACCCGTTGTGGCTTTGTAGCCATTGTTGGTCGTCCAAATGTGGGTAAATCGACCTTACTGAATGCTATTTTAGGCCAAAAGGTAAGCATTACATCTAAAAAGCCACAAACTACGCGCCACCGTATTTTGGGCATTGATACCGATGATATTTATCAAACAATTTTTGTTGATACGCCGGGTTTACACATTGAAGAACAGCGGGCAATTAACCGCTTAATGAACCGAGCTGCTACCAGTTCGCTGGGCGATGTTTCGATGGTGATCTTTGTGGTTGAAGGTACCAAGTGGAACCCCGATGATGAGTTGGTTTTAGGCAAGTTGCGCCACTTGAAAGTGCCAGTTGTATTGGCAATTAACAAAGTGGATAACGTACAAGAAAAAGAAGAGCTGTTTCCGCACATGCAAATGATGCAGGAGAAATTCGACTTTTCTCATATTCTGCCTATTTCCGCTAAGCAGGGGAAAAATGTTGAACAGCTGCGTGATTGGGCACAGCAAACCTTGCCTGAGAACGTGCACTTCTTCCCAGAAGATTACATTACCGATCGCTCTTCACGCTTTATGGCGGCAGAAATTGTGCGTGAAAAGTTGATGCGATTTACTGGCCAAGAACTACCATATTCTACCACCGTAGAAATTGAGCAGTTCAAAATGCAAGAAAACGGTGTTTACCAAATTAACGCACTTATTTTGGTAGAACGCCCTAGTCAAAAGCGCATGATTATTGGCAGTAAAGGCGATAAGTTAAAAACCATCGGTAAAGAAGCCCGTCTAGACATGGAGCGTTTGTTTGATAACAAAGTATTCTTGGAGATGTGGGTTAAAGTTAAATCTGGTTGGGCTGACGACGAACGCGCTTTGCGTAGTCTAGGTTACGGAGACGAATAA
- the pdxJ gene encoding pyridoxine 5'-phosphate synthase, with protein sequence MSEILLGVNVDHIATLRQARGTTYPDPVLAAGIAEMAGADGITIHLREDRRHIVDRDVAIMSQTVQTRLNLEMAVTDEMVAIACEHKPHFVCLVPEKREELTTEGGLDVVGNLEKITEAVTKLTDAGILVSLFIDADDEQIDASTASGAPFIELHTGHYADAEDEAEQQAELKKIAAAASYAADKGLKVNAGHGLHYHNVLPIAAMPEIIELNIGHAIIARAVMVGMDAAVREMKTLMVQARQGEA encoded by the coding sequence GTGAGTGAGATTTTATTAGGCGTAAATGTTGATCATATCGCCACACTTCGCCAAGCACGCGGCACGACATACCCAGATCCTGTGCTTGCTGCTGGTATTGCCGAGATGGCTGGCGCTGATGGTATTACCATTCATTTAAGAGAAGACCGTCGTCATATTGTTGACCGTGATGTTGCTATCATGAGTCAAACGGTGCAAACCCGCTTAAACCTAGAAATGGCTGTTACCGACGAGATGGTAGCCATTGCTTGTGAGCACAAACCTCACTTTGTGTGTTTGGTGCCAGAAAAGCGTGAAGAGTTAACCACCGAAGGTGGTCTGGATGTTGTTGGCAATCTTGAAAAAATCACCGAAGCTGTTACTAAGCTAACTGACGCGGGTATTTTAGTTTCGCTATTTATCGATGCCGATGATGAGCAAATTGATGCTTCTACTGCATCTGGTGCGCCATTCATTGAGCTACACACTGGTCATTATGCCGATGCCGAAGATGAAGCCGAGCAGCAAGCTGAACTGAAAAAGATTGCCGCTGCGGCCAGTTATGCTGCAGACAAAGGCTTAAAAGTAAATGCTGGCCATGGCTTGCATTACCATAATGTATTGCCGATTGCTGCTATGCCAGAAATTATTGAACTTAACATTGGTCATGCGATTATTGCTCGTGCAGTAATGGTTGGCATGGATGCAGCCGTGCGTGAAATGAAAACCTTGATGGTTCAAGCTCGCCAAGGTGAAGCATAA
- the lepA gene encoding translation elongation factor 4 translates to MINKNIRNFSIIAHIDHGKSTLSDRLIQHCGGLSAREMEAQVLDSMDLERERGITIKAQSVTLDYTAKDGETYQLNFIDTPGHVDFTYEVSRSLAACEGALLVVDAAQGVEAQTLANCYTAMEMDLEVIPVLNKIDLPQADPDRVAEEIEDIVGIDATDATVCSAKTGLGIEDVLETIVRDVPPPEGDDTAPLQALIIDSWFDNYQGVVSLVRIKSGELRAGERMTVMSTGQAHVINEVGIFTPKQTNTGVLKTGEVGYVIAGIKEILGAPVGDTLTTQKNGSTEALPGFKKVKPQVYAGLFPTSSDEYENFRDALAKLSLNDSSLFYEPENSTALGFGFRCGFLGMLHMEIIQERLEREYDLDLITTAPTVIYEVEMNKGEVIYVDSPAKLPPTNNIAEIREPIAEVNILVPQEYLGNVITLCVEKRGIQKNMAYHGKQVALTYEIPMAEVVLDFFDKLKSTSRGYASLDYNFKYFNAANMVRVDIMINGDRVDALALITHKDHSESRGRQVVDKMKELIPRQMFDIAIQASIGMHIIARSTVKQLRKNVIAKCYGGDVSRKKKLLAKQKEGKKRMKQVGNVEVPQEAFLAVLHIGKD, encoded by the coding sequence TTGATAAATAAGAATATTCGTAACTTTTCGATTATTGCCCATATCGACCATGGCAAATCGACCTTATCTGATCGCCTGATTCAACACTGTGGTGGATTGAGCGCGCGCGAAATGGAAGCGCAGGTTCTTGACTCTATGGACTTAGAGCGCGAACGCGGAATTACCATTAAAGCACAAAGTGTAACCTTGGATTACACCGCTAAAGACGGTGAAACCTATCAGCTTAACTTTATTGATACCCCAGGACACGTTGACTTCACTTATGAAGTGTCACGTTCACTGGCGGCATGTGAAGGTGCTTTACTGGTTGTTGACGCTGCGCAAGGCGTAGAAGCCCAAACCTTAGCGAACTGTTATACCGCTATGGAAATGGACTTAGAAGTTATTCCAGTACTAAACAAAATTGATTTACCACAGGCAGATCCAGACCGCGTAGCGGAAGAAATTGAAGATATCGTAGGTATTGATGCCACCGATGCAACGGTTTGTTCAGCTAAAACAGGCCTAGGTATTGAAGATGTATTAGAAACCATTGTGCGTGACGTACCGCCACCAGAAGGTGATGATACGGCTCCGCTACAGGCGCTAATTATTGATTCATGGTTCGATAACTACCAAGGCGTTGTATCGCTAGTACGTATTAAAAGCGGTGAGTTAAGAGCAGGCGAGCGCATGACAGTAATGTCTACGGGCCAAGCACATGTGATTAACGAAGTGGGTATATTTACTCCTAAACAAACCAATACCGGAGTATTAAAAACCGGTGAAGTAGGTTACGTAATCGCTGGTATTAAAGAAATTTTGGGCGCACCGGTTGGTGATACCTTAACTACCCAAAAAAATGGCTCTACCGAAGCCTTGCCTGGATTTAAAAAAGTAAAACCCCAGGTATACGCGGGTTTGTTTCCTACCAGTTCTGATGAGTATGAAAACTTCCGTGATGCGCTAGCTAAGTTAAGCCTTAACGATTCTTCGTTATTTTATGAGCCAGAAAACTCTACCGCTTTAGGTTTTGGTTTCCGTTGTGGTTTCTTAGGCATGTTGCACATGGAAATTATTCAAGAGCGTTTAGAGCGTGAATACGATCTTGATTTAATCACTACAGCGCCAACCGTAATTTACGAAGTCGAGATGAACAAAGGCGAAGTTATCTATGTAGATAGTCCTGCTAAGTTACCACCTACTAACAATATTGCAGAGATTCGCGAGCCAATTGCCGAAGTAAATATTCTGGTTCCTCAAGAATACTTAGGTAATGTAATTACTCTGTGTGTAGAAAAGCGCGGCATCCAAAAGAACATGGCTTATCACGGTAAGCAAGTTGCCTTAACTTATGAAATACCAATGGCTGAAGTTGTGTTGGATTTCTTCGATAAACTTAAGTCTACCAGCCGTGGCTATGCGTCTTTGGATTACAACTTCAAGTACTTTAATGCTGCTAACATGGTGCGTGTAGATATCATGATTAACGGCGATAGAGTTGATGCGCTAGCCTTGATTACTCACAAAGATCACTCTGAATCTCGTGGGCGTCAGGTAGTTGATAAGATGAAAGAGCTTATTCCACGTCAAATGTTTGATATCGCGATTCAAGCATCTATTGGCATGCACATTATTGCTCGTTCTACGGTTAAACAACTTCGCAAAAACGTAATCGCCAAGTGTTATGGTGGTGACGTAAGTCGTAAGAAGAAGCTGCTAGCGAAGCAGAAAGAAGGTAAAAAACGTATGAAGCAAGTAGGCAACGTGGAAGTGCCTCAAGAAGCGTTTTTAGCCGTACTTCATATTGGTAAGGATTAA
- a CDS encoding succinate dehydrogenase assembly factor 2, whose product MQENKSRLKWACRRGMLELDVLFMPFVDEAYDELSDEQKLTFKRLLACDDPDLFAWFMGHKECEDAPLAAMVEHILKRVKV is encoded by the coding sequence ATGCAGGAAAATAAATCACGTTTAAAATGGGCTTGCCGTCGTGGGATGTTAGAGCTAGATGTTTTGTTTATGCCCTTTGTTGATGAAGCCTACGATGAACTAAGCGACGAGCAAAAGCTTACCTTTAAACGTTTACTAGCTTGTGACGATCCTGATTTATTTGCTTGGTTTATGGGCCATAAAGAATGTGAAGATGCACCGTTAGCGGCCATGGTTGAGCATATCCTTAAGCGTGTCAAAGTGTAA
- the recO gene encoding DNA repair protein RecO, which produces MPEQALTPAFVIHTRPYRETSLLVQLFTLEYGKVSAVARGARAKRSKWRGILQPGVPLLVELSGKGSLRNFKQVEASNLALPLFGQYLYSTLYLNELLYYLLEENTAYPNLYHHYQDSLMALAKQQPLEGCLREFELLLVAELGFALAEPQEFAQGLSYQYRLHEGFVVSNSRFSQVEFSYQEILMLLAFDPQQAQHLLCAKRFCRIVIAQLLNGRELTSRKLFSQIKTTNRAFN; this is translated from the coding sequence TTGCCTGAACAGGCACTCACACCCGCGTTTGTTATTCATACGCGGCCATATCGAGAAACCAGTTTGTTAGTTCAGCTGTTTACCCTCGAATATGGCAAAGTGAGTGCTGTGGCTCGCGGGGCTAGAGCGAAACGCTCTAAGTGGCGAGGCATATTGCAACCCGGCGTTCCTCTATTAGTTGAGCTTAGTGGTAAAGGCAGTTTACGTAACTTTAAGCAGGTTGAAGCCAGTAATTTAGCGCTACCGCTGTTTGGACAATATCTTTATAGCACCCTTTACCTTAATGAGCTGCTCTATTACTTGCTGGAAGAAAATACCGCTTATCCAAACTTGTATCATCATTATCAAGACAGCTTAATGGCCTTAGCCAAACAACAGCCTTTAGAGGGGTGTTTGCGCGAGTTTGAGCTGTTGTTGGTGGCTGAATTGGGTTTTGCCCTAGCCGAGCCGCAAGAATTCGCTCAAGGTCTTAGCTATCAATACCGGTTGCATGAAGGTTTTGTGGTTAGCAACAGCCGCTTTTCGCAGGTGGAATTTAGCTATCAGGAAATACTTATGTTATTAGCTTTTGACCCACAGCAAGCACAACACTTATTATGTGCCAAAAGATTTTGTCGAATTGTGATTGCCCAACTGCTCAATGGCAGAGAGTTGACCAGTCGCAAATTGTTCAGTCAAATTAAAACTACCAATAGAGCCTTCAATTAA
- a CDS encoding MucB/RseB C-terminal domain-containing protein, giving the protein MPVILLLASFSVSAESPVTTSDASATSVSQTSPAVSLLHNYQQAFHQRQYELSYIVVRQGHIEPVRLIHGVVNGVEVAHRVYLNGPANEAVYREGTVAFFEPGQSPYSLASSRLPGMFGNLAAVKLEDLQSNFDLVIAGKSRVAGRPAQVMRIVPKSSDLYGLYLWIDYASHLPLRLDVVDQTGELIEQHMAVTLAEYEKPSEWMTELASLELPSTVMGKESVDKQEHQINWRLGWSPKGMKVAQKEQHSLAAISESVDYIKLSDGLFDISVYANAVGKTNPLREQLVRQGATSLHTVVRKGIEITVVGEIPPETASKMADSVTIGPYFEKPIEPAQ; this is encoded by the coding sequence ATGCCAGTAATCTTATTACTGGCATCTTTTTCTGTTTCAGCAGAGTCCCCCGTAACCACCTCTGATGCCTCGGCTACCTCCGTTAGCCAAACCAGCCCTGCGGTGAGTTTATTACACAATTACCAACAGGCTTTTCATCAGCGTCAGTATGAGCTTTCTTATATTGTGGTTCGCCAAGGGCACATTGAGCCAGTGCGCTTAATTCACGGAGTGGTTAATGGGGTAGAGGTTGCCCACCGCGTGTACTTAAACGGCCCTGCGAATGAAGCTGTATACCGTGAAGGTACCGTAGCGTTTTTTGAACCAGGGCAATCACCTTACAGTTTGGCCTCAAGTCGTTTACCCGGCATGTTTGGCAATTTAGCGGCGGTAAAACTGGAAGATTTACAAAGCAATTTTGACTTAGTGATTGCAGGTAAAAGTCGCGTTGCCGGTCGACCCGCACAGGTGATGCGCATAGTGCCGAAGTCTTCCGATTTGTACGGTTTATACCTATGGATTGATTACGCATCTCACTTACCCTTGCGTTTAGATGTGGTTGATCAAACAGGTGAATTGATTGAACAGCATATGGCTGTGACGTTGGCTGAATATGAAAAGCCCAGTGAATGGATGACTGAATTGGCCAGCTTAGAGTTGCCTAGCACTGTAATGGGTAAAGAATCGGTAGATAAACAAGAGCACCAAATTAATTGGCGCTTGGGTTGGTCACCTAAAGGGATGAAGGTTGCCCAAAAAGAACAGCACTCCTTGGCAGCGATATCAGAATCTGTTGATTACATAAAACTTAGCGATGGTCTGTTTGATATTTCGGTTTATGCCAATGCCGTTGGCAAGACTAACCCCTTACGTGAACAACTGGTTCGCCAAGGTGCGACCAGCCTACATACCGTTGTACGTAAAGGCATAGAAATCACCGTTGTTGGTGAAATTCCACCAGAAACTGCCTCAAAAATGGCCGATTCAGTAACCATTGGTCCTTACTTCGAGAAGCCCATTGAGCCGGCCCAGTAA